Genomic window (Aquimarina sp. BL5):
AAATAAGATGTTTGCTAAATTTTAACAGGGTATTTTTCTGTTAAATAATATTAATTAACATATAGTAATTCGATAAACATAATATCTTGGTTTCATTAACCTTAAAAAATATATTATGTTCAAAAACATTTCAAAAATTAGCGGTATTCAGGTGCTAAACAAGTCAGTACAAAAAGGCATTAACGGTGGATCTTTTTACGGAGATGGATATGGAGAATGCCCAACACCTAATTCTTTTTTCTGTGGAGTTCCTGGTCATATATGTTGTAATGGCTTATGTGTATTACCAGAACATCCGGCTTGTGGTTTTTAGTAAATAGTATCTAAAAAATCTAGTTATTGTCGTACTGAGCTTCCTCCAGATGCGGACAAGTGTCGAAGTTATGGATGTTTTCATTTCAATATATCTTCGGTGGGCTCAGTATGACAATTCTAAGTTTTTAAAACTTTTTAGAGACTTTCTCTACTTTTTGTGTACGCTTAATTATTTAAAGAGAGTTCTTTAACTCTTGAATTTTGATATTTATTTTTTCGTTTTTTTGAAATTTTAATGAACGCTCATAATTGATAATTGCATCAGTTATATTTTCAGTAATTACCAATTTATTGGCTAAGCTTACATAAGCATCGGCTTCTTTAGGAAATAATAGTGTATTAAACTTCAATATTTCTATAGCATCTTTTTCTTTACCCGCAAAGAACAAAACATTCGCATAGGTATTTAATTCATATAAACTTTCAGAAATAAGACTGAATTCATTTAACAGGTTTTCAGAATTCTTGGATAAATAATCTGTTCCTTGTGTTTCAATAATAGTATGTATTTTGGTTACAGATACATAGTTTGGAGTATAATTTCCGGATAGGATATCTTTAATATCTTTTTCGATGGTAGTTTTTGGAGATTCTACAATACGATGTACTTCTTTGCCATCTTTATAGAAAATAAAAGTAGGTACCCTATGAATGTTTAATCCTTCTTGTTCGCCTCCGACACTTTGTTTGTAATGTTCTCGATCAGATGCTACTGCAATAGTAGTGACTCTGTTTAATGGGAAATTGGCTTCGTTTAGTGTTTTATAAAATTTTGGAACCTCTCTTTTGCTATCTCCACACCAAGTACCCATAAAAATTTTGATTGTATATGCTTGTATGTTGGTTTTGATATCATTGATAATAGTTTTTTTGGGCACGTAGGATTCATAATTTTTAGAAAACCATTCGTTATAAGGGGCTGTGTTTAGTTTTTCGAAATTAATTTTTCCGGTAAGGTTGGCAGTGCCTTTAGCATTAACGATTTCTTGATTAAATGTCTGCGAAAATGTATGGTTAGTAATTAGAAAAAGGATCAATAAATGTATCGTTGTTTTCATTAAAATAGAATTAGAATGGATATAATATTTTGTTTGAAGAGAGGTAGCATCAACCCAAGTTTATAGGTGCTTTGGAAAACAATCCTAAAACTCAGGCCGAATGAGTAACAAAAATTTGTTTTTGTTTTATTTGCTTATTGGAGCTCCGCTTACGAGGCTTTTAGCTTTAGGAGTTACCATAGCTTTGATTTTTAGGATATGCTTTCCGGCGGTTGTATTGGTGGTGATGGTCACTTGCTTGTTTTGTGCGTTGGGTTTTCCATTGGTATTAAAAGCAACTCGCATTTCTTTAGTTTCGCCAGGAGCGATAGGTTGCTTAGGCCAATCAGAAACTGTACAGCCACAACTTCCTTTGGCGTTCACAATTACTAAAGGAGCATTACCTGTATTGGTAAATGAAAATGTATGTTTTAGAATGTCTCCTTCGGTAACGGTACCAAAATCAAATTTAGTTTCTGCAAAAGTCATTATAGGAACCGCTGTTTTTGTTTCTGAAGCAGGATCACCTTTCATAGCGATTGTTGTGGCGTCATTATTTTCTTTTGTTTGATGTGTACAAGAAACCATAAAGCCTGAGGCAATCATAAGTAGTATTAAAAATGTGTTTACTTTTTTCATGTCTTTTAATTTTTTAGTTAATAATTTTTGAATTTTGATTCTGAACCAAAACTCTAGACATGTGAATAAAAAAGCAATGAAAGTGAGGTGGAAAAAGGGACTAGACCCCCGATGGAAATTTATATTTGGTTAGAAAAAAATAATAGAAATCATTTATTCTTATATAGTGTTTTTGCCTCGTCGCGGCTTTCTACATCTATTTTCTTATATAAGTTATTAATATGTGTTTTTATAGTACTAACACTTAAGAACAGTAATGAAGCGATTTCTTTATTGGTCTTATCCTGTAGAATTAAATCCAGTATTTTTCTTTCCTGTTGGGTAAGTTTTTTTTCGGTTAGCTGATGAGAATCTCTGTGTTTTCTTAATTTTTGAAACAGAAAAACATTTAATAATCCAGATAGTATTAATAATGCAATTATGATCCATAACCAATATGAGGAGCTTTCTTTGGAGGTGATTTCTACAGAAAATTTATCAGCGGCCAATTCCGTTTTGTATTGCTGAACATAAGGACTGTCTGGATACTTGTTTTTTAATCGATCTAATAAAGCATCGTAATACGTGTTCTGTTTTAGATCCTGTAGGTAATAGGTATATAGATTGTTGGATTTGTTAGATAGAAATGAATAAATATATAATTCTGTTAAGGGTTCATTTTGGTTTTTACCATATTCTTGTAATGTGCGAAACCATTTTTTTGAGTTTACTTTTCTGTTCGCCTCACTTCTATAAGAACTAAAAGCATACCGCATGTTTTCTATTATAGAATCGACCTTAAGAAAGGTATTACTGCGTTCGTTTGTAGAAACTACTTCACAAAACACTTCTTCCTCTACAGTAAAAGGTAGTGAGATCGTATCTTGATTTTTGGCGATAAAAAGAATTTCTTTACTATTAAGACATATTCCATTAAAATGAATAGCTTCTTTGTCTTCTTCAGAACAATTTTCGGTATGAATGCGATATATTCTATTCTGAGACGGAAGATTATTTTCAGTAAATACAAAATAGCCTGTAGAATCCGGAACTACTTTTTGGATAATTTGTTCTGGATAGATACCAGACATTTTTCTATAATCTTCTATCAGTGATAAATAAATAGTATTGTCTTTAGTATTATTGTCTATAAAACCAGAAAATTTATATTGACTCCACAATGCAGGAGAACAAATCAAGAAAGAGATACATAGAATAGTTTTTATCCATTTCATATAGTAATGTCTAGCTTTTTTAGAAACTATCCCAAGATAAAAATAATTTTAAGATAGGGTGTAACATAATAAGATATAACACTACCTATAATTATATTATTTAATTTATTTTTGTTTATGAGTATTTGGAGAGTTTTATTGTCGATTTTTTTTCCACCACTAGCAGTTTTAGACAAAGGATGTGGATCAATCATAATCGTACTTTTGTTAACCTTATGTGGATGGGTTCCTGGTGTGATTGCAGCACTAGTGATCATTAATAATCCCAATAAATAATTTTTAAAATCAATTTCTTTACATTGAAAAAACTGAATATATGAAAAAAGTTTCCCTGTTAGTACAAACATTTTTAGTAGCAATTCTATTAGTAGGATGCCAGTTTTCTGAAGACTTACATATTAGTGACGATGGAAGCGGAAAAATATCTTTTAATTTTGATGGTTCAGAACTACTTAAAATGGCAGGAGATAAGCTAGGTGAAGGTTTAGGAGAAGAGAAGAAAGAAGAAAAAATCATAGATACTCTAATGGTTTTTAAAGATTTTCTAGAAGAGAAAAAAGACAGTATAGCACAATTATCCCAAGCAGAACAGGATAGGTTAAAGAAATTAGAGAGTTTTAAGATGCATATGTTTATGGATCCTAAATCATATGAAATGAAGTTCGACTTGTATTCTGAATTTAAGGATGTATCGGATTTAGGGAATGTATTTAATGATTTTAAAACAGCTTCTGCACTAGGAGGTAAAAACGCTGGGAGTTCTGTAGGTAAAGCCGGTGATCCATTATCAAATACTGAAGGAGAAGACCCAACCAAGGTTTCCTATACTTTTAAGAAGAATAAGTTTAAAAGGGTTACAGAGATCTTAGATAAAGAGAAACTAAAAATGAGCTTGGATAGTCTTGCACAAATGAAGATGTTTTTGGCTAGTTCTAAATATAAAATCAATTATCACTTTCCGAAGAAGATAAAAAAAATATCATCCGAAAAAGCGATGTTTAGCCAAGATGGAAAAAGCTTTACACTAGAAGTAGGTTTCTTAGAGTATATGGAGGATCCTACCGTATTAGATGTAGAGGTGGAGTTAGAAAAATAATAGAAATTGTCTGAAAAGTGAGCCTGCGATATCAAACTAGGCTTCCTCTGTAGGAAGCTTAGAATGACAATTTTTGGTTCTGAAGACTTTTTAGACAACCTCTATTAATGTTCATTTTGAATATTATAAAACTTCCTTTTGGATAAGTTTTATAGCCATTTCGCGAACTGTATTATTTCGTTTGTCACTACTCAATGACCCTAAACCATGATCTAATAACCCTTGTTCTTCCTTAAGATCATATATTTTAAAAGTAGCCTTATTGTATGAACCTACAGGAACTTTCTTTGTGTTAAAAATAAATAGATATTCTCCATTTACAGTCCCAGATTCATAAATACCATGGCCAATTAAAATAGAATCAGCCGCTGGATCACCTTGATAAATATCAAATTTCATTTGATTGACCATACTTTTATTAAGTTGGCTGATAGCATTCTTAGCAGCATAAGACTTTACAAAAATATTAGTATCATCAAAATCTCTTTCTACTTTATGTCCTTTTCCAGTTAATAGTTCCTTTTCTTCGTCTAGTCTTTCTAAGATCCAATTAGGTCTTTTTGGTGTTTGAGAAGCTATTTCTTTCGTTTTTGAAGCATCAAAACCGTTCACAGAGAATATTCCAACTTCTAAAGCATATTGTATAACACGTTTTTCCGACAACCAATAATTTTTTTTATTGATAACAATAGTATCAGTTATTTGATCTCCATAATAAGCACGAAAAGGGAATGTTTTGTCAGAACCGAAAAGTAAAGATGATTGTAACATATCTTGTGCTTTAAAAATCGGCTTTTTTTCAAGATCGCTTATTTGATAATATTTAGCACCATCTCCTTTTACTTTTTCTATGTGCGCGACTTTTACTTTGTCAATGAAAATCTCTCCTTTTTTAACTTTCACTTTTTGTGCAGAAACAAAGGCGGTAATAAATAAGCAGACTAAAATTAACTGTACTTTTTTCATTTTGAAGGCTTTTGATTTTTTTGTGAAGCTGCAAATATAGTATTAAAAAAATACGTTGATTTTTAATTCTTTTCGAGAATCGATAACGTGTAATACAATCATAGCTTACTATTTTTAATCTCGTATCTTTGTAATGATGAATAAGAAGATAGAAATACAAGAACTGGGTTTAAAAGATTTTAAAGAAACTTGGGAGTATCAAGAGGTATTGTTTAAAGGAATTCTGGATACAAAAATCAAGAACAGAAGAGAAGATGCTAATCTGGATACAAATAACTATTTTCTTTTCGTAGAGCATCCACACGTATATACATTAGGAAAAAGTGGTGATATTAGTAATCTATTATTGAATGAAGAACAGCTGAAACAAAAAGGAGCTACTTTTTATAAAATTAATCGAGGAGGTGATATTACATATCATGGACCAGGACAAATTGTAGGATATCCCATTCTGGATCTGGATAATTTCTTTACAGATATTCATAAATACCTTCGTTTTCTGGAAGAAATGGTAGTGCTCACTTTAGCAGAATATGGAATAAAAGGAGTGAGAAGTGATGGAGAGACAGGGGTTTGGCTAGATGTAGGTACTCCATTTGCACGTAAAATATGTGCTATGGGCGTAAGAGCTAGTAGGTGGGTTACCATGCACGGTTTTGCATTTAATGTGAATGCGGATCTAGGGTATTTTGATAATATTATTCCTTGTGGAATCAATGATAAAGCAGTTACCTCACTAAATGTTGAGTTAGGAGTAGAAAAAGTAGATGTCTCAGAAGTGAAAGAAAAATTACTGAAACATTTTACAAAACTGTTCGAAGCAGAAATGATACAACAAAAAACCGAAGCATAAATACTTCGGTTTTTTTGACTAAAAACTAAACAAATCTAATAGGTAAGGGTTAATTTATTTTATATCCTTCGAACCAACTACCAGTCCCATCTATACGAACATCGCCAGCCCCAAAATTTCTTAAGCTTACAAAAACTTCTTGTCCAACATTGAGGAAGTAAATACCGCTAACATCTGTTTTAACATCATCTCCATCTACAATTTGAGTAAAATCTACACCTGTATCTACGTTAAAACTAATTCTAAAGAAAGAAGTAGTTACAGCATTAGACTGTCTTACCACCGCGTGTAAATAGTAATATCCGCTTTCTGGTGCAACAAATCTTTTTGTAGTAGTATTAAAAGCATTTCTGGTATCATACGTTCGGATATCCCAGATATCTGTTTCTATAGTTGTATTAGCATCTAGGTCTTTTACCGCAAAACCATTTCCTCTCACTTTAAAAACAATGGGAGTAGATACTGCTGTAGCATTATCTACATAGGTTTTTACAGCTCGTTCTGTAGGAACTGCATTATTGCTATTACTCGCAAGGGTTCCGTCTGTAGAAATTTCGTTAACTGAGGTTCCGTTTTCTAGTTTTAAATCACCATTTACATCTAACTTAGCAGTAGGAGTTCTGTCAATACCTACATTACCACTATTCATATTCTCGATATCATCACCATTAGAAAACCATCTGGTATCTCCAGAAGTAATTGCATACGGCACTGCCATTAGTTCATTAGTTCCCATCTCCGCTCCATTTAGTGATACGGTTACGTAAGAAGCAATACCACCCCACTGAAGTGTGTTAAAGTCACCTGTTACAGGAACTCCATCTCCTATTAATAGGGCAAATACGCCATTAGTGTTTGTAGTAATTGCGTGGTTTTCTACATAACTTGCTGCTACGTCTGGCGCTCCAAATTTTATGGCAATTTGTATATTAATGGATTCGTCGGCAAGAATATCACCACTAGCACTTCTGGCTACTCCTTGGTAATTGATAAAGTTTTTTTGCGCCGATTGTGCCGATATGAATGTGCTAAATAATAGTGCGCTGAATATTAGAAAATTTGTTATTATATTTTTCATGATTTTAAATTTTTATAAAATGAGGTTATTTTTTGATGATTTTAAATGTTTTGTTCTCGTTGGTTGTAGGAATCGAAAGCTGTAGTAAATAGACTCCTTTTGACAATGAACTAATGTCAATTCGATTGTCAACTAGTGAAGTATTTACTTTTTGATGTATGATTTCTTGACCATTGAGGTTGAATAAAGAAATTGTGTAGCTGTTGATATCAGGAATTCTAATTGTAAAGAAATCCAGCACAGGATTAGGATATATTGAGATTGCGCTATTGCTAAACTGGAACTCTTCTGTAGAGAGTACATTTAGAGAAGCAATACCAGACCAAAATCCTTGATCAATAGATTCCGAATTGGTGATAGTTCCAATAATTGTTTCACCAATAGTGAAAGTTATCGAGTGAGATGTATTGCTATTGCTGCTACCAGAATTAGAGATTACACTGGTGTCTATGGATTGTGATTGACTGGTAATAGCAAAACATAGAAGCATAAAAGTGTATATGATTTTCATAATACTATTTTTAGGTTTATGGTTTTTAATGAAAAGAGATTCGCTATACTTTAATTTTATAGAATACCCAAGTAAATTTTAGGGTGTAAATCAAAGCAGTTCTTAGTTTCTAAAAAGATCGTTGATCCCTGATCCGCTAACTGTTAAATCATTATTCGTTAGATCTGAATCGTTATTTTGATCATTACCGTCTATAAAAATATCCGGATCATAGTCTATAACAATTCTGTAGTCCGGAGGAAACTCACCTTCTGCTGGTGATGAGGAATTCCAAGGTCTGGAACAATTTACAATTAAGGTTTCTCCTGCATCTAAGTTTGTAAAGCTAACAGTGTCGACTAATTCTCCTGGTGCTGGAGTTCCAAGATTTCTCTGATATAAACGTATAGCCTGTTGTCCAGAATTAGAATTAAAATTAGCATCGCCATTATTGGTGATGGTTCCGGTGATAGTAGCAGTTCCCGTAAAATTATCGTCTTTTACAATGGTGAAAGTAATAGAAGTAGCGTCTAAGTCAATAGTGCCAATTGGAATGGCGTCATCATCACTATCGCAAGCAATGAGTAAAGCTGTAATGCATAATACAGATAAAATTTTTAAAGTTTTCATGACATTTTAATTACGTTGTTTCACATTAGTGGGGCACGTAATTAAAAAGTAAACATCAAGTTGATATTAAATTAATAAACCCTTTAATTTATTTGATAAATAAGAATACTATTCTCTTCTCCTTTAACTGTAAACTCTAGATTAGGATCCTTATCCATGTTACCAAGACTAATCACAGAATTTCCATATACCGGAAAATTTGCTAATAATTCGGCATTACTATCATACAGGTATACTTTTTTAGATTGTACATCCGTGATGGCAACATAGATTTTATTATTGATATAAAATATTTGAGGGTTGCTGTAGACTCCAAAATCAAGCTCTAAAGTTTTCTCCTTGATAGATAACTTGTTTTCAGAAAAAGTAACCAATGTTTTATTGGTAGCAACCAAAGAACTATTTTCATTCAGTTCTTTATGAACTAAAGATACGGTGCCGTCTGATTGCACCTGAATTAGTTTCCCATCTTTAGTAAGAGATGTAAACTTGTTTTGATATTGTTCCCATTGATTTGTAGAAAAATCTATTTGCTGCTTTACATCTACTCTTGTTCTTCCTAAACGATCCAAGATGTTCAGTTTTCCATTTTCTTCTGCTATAAGAATGTAATCCTTACTCCCTATACGAATGTGTTTAGGAGACATAATAATATTAGTTGTTGTTTCTTTAAAACCAAAACCGGTAACAACTTTTCCTTCGGCATCTAACATAATTGTTTCATTGCCTTGTGTAATAAGAACACGATAACGTTTGTTTTTATCATAATCAAATAATGACAGTGGCTGCGTAATTGATTTTTCGAATTTTTTAGGATAAGAAGTCACGTCTTTTCCATCCCTATCTACTAAATACAATGTGTTTTCTGTATTAAATAAGAGCTGGTATCTGCCGTTTTTGTAGATATCGATTTGCTGGATATCCCCCATAATCGCACCATTAATTTGTTTTTTCCAAAAAATAGTTCCTTTATCAGAAATTAGATAGAGATTATTATCTACATCCTGCACGGCAATATCCATCCCTTTGGTTCGGTGATTTTGTACCAGGATAGGCCTGTTTAATAGCTTGTTTTCTAAAGTGGTAGATGCTGTTTGGGTAACTGAGGTGGCAGAACCCTTGCTAACATTCTTCTGGAAAACTCCATGAATATGAGCAAAGTTGCTTTCTTTTATTACCTGCAAAGCTGCTATTTGATATCCTTCAGTTTTAGCTTCTTTCCATTGTTTTTGTTTAGATTCTTCTGTATTATTAGCAATATAATCCTTAAGATGCTTAATAGAACCGACCATAAGTATTGATGATCCATCCGATAATTTTTCTATAGTGTTGGAGTAGTACGCCTGTTCCTGTAATACCGTTTTGTTAAGGATATTTGCTATAATGGTTTGTAAACCATTTTTAGTAGGAGATAGTACAATATGATCTTCGTAAACAAAATAAAATTTAGCTTCAAATTCAGGGATTAAAGGTTTCAGTAATCCCGAAAAAGTAGTAGTCTCT
Coding sequences:
- a CDS encoding thioredoxin family protein yields the protein MKTTIHLLILFLITNHTFSQTFNQEIVNAKGTANLTGKINFEKLNTAPYNEWFSKNYESYVPKKTIINDIKTNIQAYTIKIFMGTWCGDSKREVPKFYKTLNEANFPLNRVTTIAVASDREHYKQSVGGEQEGLNIHRVPTFIFYKDGKEVHRIVESPKTTIEKDIKDILSGNYTPNYVSVTKIHTIIETQGTDYLSKNSENLLNEFSLISESLYELNTYANVLFFAGKEKDAIEILKFNTLLFPKEADAYVSLANKLVITENITDAIINYERSLKFQKNEKINIKIQELKNSL
- a CDS encoding DUF1573 domain-containing protein translates to MKKVNTFLILLMIASGFMVSCTHQTKENNDATTIAMKGDPASETKTAVPIMTFAETKFDFGTVTEGDILKHTFSFTNTGNAPLVIVNAKGSCGCTVSDWPKQPIAPGETKEMRVAFNTNGKPNAQNKQVTITTNTTAGKHILKIKAMVTPKAKSLVSGAPISK
- a CDS encoding response regulator transcription factor, with amino-acid sequence MKWIKTILCISFLICSPALWSQYKFSGFIDNNTKDNTIYLSLIEDYRKMSGIYPEQIIQKVVPDSTGYFVFTENNLPSQNRIYRIHTENCSEEDKEAIHFNGICLNSKEILFIAKNQDTISLPFTVEEEVFCEVVSTNERSNTFLKVDSIIENMRYAFSSYRSEANRKVNSKKWFRTLQEYGKNQNEPLTELYIYSFLSNKSNNLYTYYLQDLKQNTYYDALLDRLKNKYPDSPYVQQYKTELAADKFSVEITSKESSSYWLWIIIALLILSGLLNVFLFQKLRKHRDSHQLTEKKLTQQERKILDLILQDKTNKEIASLLFLSVSTIKTHINNLYKKIDVESRDEAKTLYKNK
- a CDS encoding YqaE/Pmp3 family membrane protein; the protein is MSIWRVLLSIFFPPLAVLDKGCGSIIIVLLLTLCGWVPGVIAALVIINNPNK
- the lipB gene encoding lipoyl(octanoyl) transferase LipB, producing the protein MNKKIEIQELGLKDFKETWEYQEVLFKGILDTKIKNRREDANLDTNNYFLFVEHPHVYTLGKSGDISNLLLNEEQLKQKGATFYKINRGGDITYHGPGQIVGYPILDLDNFFTDIHKYLRFLEEMVVLTLAEYGIKGVRSDGETGVWLDVGTPFARKICAMGVRASRWVTMHGFAFNVNADLGYFDNIIPCGINDKAVTSLNVELGVEKVDVSEVKEKLLKHFTKLFEAEMIQQKTEA
- a CDS encoding T9SS type A sorting domain-containing protein, with product MKIIYTFMLLCFAITSQSQSIDTSVISNSGSSNSNTSHSITFTIGETIIGTITNSESIDQGFWSGIASLNVLSTEEFQFSNSAISIYPNPVLDFFTIRIPDINSYTISLFNLNGQEIIHQKVNTSLVDNRIDISSLSKGVYLLQLSIPTTNENKTFKIIKK
- a CDS encoding ribonuclease HII translates to MKKIVVILISTIVLACNTTTEKPNTLIDYIPKDAQVILKINDLEQTRNMLRDNDFLKKNSGIDFFTYFKKLPILDQVKQSKGLLCFSPIGKNDFEYTYISKFDPSIINKDSLNQKTIENISYSNKTIHKVVSGNDTFYATKQDSLLIASSSQILIENAIRQQENKISVGEDLMKAYDVSDTKNPISVLVHGKQLKEIHNSILPNTNLSELSNFSGWISIDTKLEQNAMYIDGIAIEKDSLSTTIGIFDNTIAQENKIAKITPVTADGFISFTYDDFYTLKKNLALAQDREIENIPDDLDEMLSGVSEIGMIFLENEKMLTLTSLVPENTVEQLAGSASGSYRNIDIFSYEETTTFSGLLKPLIPEFEAKFYFVYEDHIVLSPTKNGLQTIIANILNKTVLQEQAYYSNTIEKLSDGSSILMVGSIKHLKDYIANNTEESKQKQWKEAKTEGYQIAALQVIKESNFAHIHGVFQKNVSKGSATSVTQTASTTLENKLLNRPILVQNHRTKGMDIAVQDVDNNLYLISDKGTIFWKKQINGAIMGDIQQIDIYKNGRYQLLFNTENTLYLVDRDGKDVTSYPKKFEKSITQPLSLFDYDKNKRYRVLITQGNETIMLDAEGKVVTGFGFKETTTNIIMSPKHIRIGSKDYILIAEENGKLNILDRLGRTRVDVKQQIDFSTNQWEQYQNKFTSLTKDGKLIQVQSDGTVSLVHKELNENSSLVATNKTLVTFSENKLSIKEKTLELDFGVYSNPQIFYINNKIYVAITDVQSKKVYLYDSNAELLANFPVYGNSVISLGNMDKDPNLEFTVKGEENSILIYQIN